A genomic window from Fusarium oxysporum Fo47 chromosome VIII, complete sequence includes:
- a CDS encoding chitooligosaccharide oxidase yields the protein MHLNTLQCLVIGLVANASKSLAVPTKREAVNSCLVQAKVPIDSKGTPTWTEDGTAYNLRLQFEPVAIAVPTTVAQISAAVACGSKHGVAVNAKSGGHSYTSLGFGGEDGHLMIELDRLYSVKLAKDGTAKIQPGARLGHVATELWNQGKRALSHGTCPGVGIGGHALHGGYGMVARKYGLTLDLMKGATVVLPTGKVVHCSKTENADLFWAIRGAGASFGVVAELEFDTFAAPEQITYFDIGGLNWNQQTAPQNLLDFQEFGKTMPAEITMQMFISKSGYSVDGAFVGTEAELKKALQPLLTKFNVQVSATTVDWIQLVTHFAGANVDVNPTSASYDAHDNFYASSLQAPELTLAQFKSFVDYISTTGQSSSHSWWLQMDISGGKYSAISKHKPTDTAYVHRDALLLFQFYDSVAQNQKYPSDGFNLITGLRQSISNTLKAGTWGMYVNYPDSQLKGDRATEMYWGSNLPKLESIKAKYDPKNIFRNPQSIKPKA from the exons ATGCATCTGAATACGCTGCAATGTTTGGTCATCGGCCTCGTGGCCAATGCCTCAAAGTCGTTAGCTGTGCCGACGAAACGAGAAGCTGTGAACAGCTGTCTTGTCCAAGCCAAAGTTCCAATTGATAGCAAAGGCACTCCAACATGGACCGAAGACGGCACCGCCTACAATCTGCGCCTTCAATTTGAACCCGTCGCCATCGCAGTCCCTACAACAGTCGCTCAAATCTCCGCCGCTGTCGCTTGCGGCTCAAAACACGGCGTCGCAGTCAATGCCAAGAGCGGTGGCCACAGTTATACATCCCTTGGTTTCGGTGGAGAAGACGGCCATCTCATGATTGAGCTGGATCGCTTGTATAGTGTCAAGCTTGCCAAGGATGGAACCGCAAAGATTCAACCTGGCGCTAGGCTTGGCCACGTCGCTACTGAGCTTTGGAACCAGGGAAAGCGTGCTCTTTCTCATGGAACTTGTCCTGGTGTTGGTATCGGTGGTCACGCCCTGCACGGCGGCTACGGAATGGTCGCGCGCAAGTACGGCCTCACTCTGGACTTGATGAAGGGCGCTACTGTGGTCCTCCCCACCGGAAAAGTGGTTCACTGCTCTAAGACCGAGAACGCCGATTTATTCTGGGCCATTCGTGGCGCTGGTGCTTCATTCGGTGTCGTCGCCGAGCTCGAGTTCGACACCTTCGCTGCTCCTGAACAAATTACATATTTCGATATTGGTGGTCTTAACTGGAATCAGCAAACCGCTCCTCAGAATTTGCTGGACTTTCAGGAGTTTGGAAAGACTATGCCTGCGGAAATCACTATGCAGATGTTTATCTCCAAGAGCGGATACAGTGTTGATGGTGCTTTTGTTGGTACGGAagctgagctcaagaaggctcTTCAGCCGCTGCTTACCAAGTTTAATGTTCAAGTCAGCGCGACGACTGTTGATTGGATTCAGCTGGTTACTCACTTTGCTGGTGCCAATGTCGATGTCAACCCTACCAGTGCTTCATACGATGCA CATGACAACTTCTATGCTAGCAGTCTTCAAGCACCTGAGCTCACTCTCGCTCAATTCAAATCCTTCGTCGACTACATCTCCACCACCGGTCAAAGCAGCAGTCACTCATGGTGGTTGCAGATGGACATCTCTGGAGGCAAATACTCCGCGATTTCCAAACACAAGCCCACCGACACAGCTTACGTTCATCGCGACgcccttctcctcttccagtTCTACGACAGTGTTGCTCAGAACCAGAAGTACCCCTCTGATGGTTTCAACCTGATCACGGGTCTGCGACAGAGTATCTCCAATACCTTGAAGGCGGGTACTTGGGGTATGTATGTCAATTACCCTGACTCGCAGCTCAAGGGCGACAGAGCTACGGAGATGTACTGGGGAAGCAACCTGCCCAAGTTGGAGTCGATCAAGGCGAAGTACGATCCCAAGAACATCTTCCGCAACCCTCAGTccatcaagcccaaggctTAA